One Chloroflexota bacterium genomic window, TGAATGTCTGTGCTGTGGGCAATGGTGGGGGTGCCAGTCTGCTGGCCACTGATGAACTGGAGCGGGCTGGTTTCAGGCTGCCACCTATACCGCCGAAGATAAGGGATAGAATGAAAGAGCTTATGCCCCTGGCAGGCAGTATGCTCCGTAACCCTATAGACGCCAGTCCTCTGATGGGTATTGAGCAGGGACGGCTGATTAACTCAGCCGGTATGTCAGGGTGGGAAGAGGCCCTTCCGAAGATGCAATTCCGACGGGGAGACAAGGGGATGGGTGATTTTATAAGTGCTTTAGAGGATTGGCCGGAACTAGATTCCTTGATACTTCACTGCTCTATCGACTCGATGCCCGGCATCGTCCGTGATTGGGCAATAACCACTGGGGTAGGGCCATTGATCGTGGCTGCGAAGACCTGCCGCCTGCCGGTAGCCACAGTAATCCACTTTATAGCAAATGAGGACGCATGGGTGGCATCCCTCAAAACGCAGAGACTCTGCATTGAAGCCGGGTTCCCTGTTTTTCTATCAATGAGAGGGGCTGCCAGAGCTATTCGGAGGCTGATGGATTTTGAGAGGGCTCACCCTGGAATGCTGGCCCAGCTACAGGGAAAGGTGAAATAACCGTATTCGTCTTCAGGATGCGCCACTGCGGTGTTGGATAGACTAACAGCAAAAGGGCAGTGGCGTATTCAGGAATAGACCTGTTCCATATCGAAACGATAGGTCTCGATCACAGGGTTGGCGAGAAGCTTATGGCACATTTCCTCTAATTGAGCTTTAGCCTTAATCAGACTCTTTTCCTCTAACATTATCTCCATATACTTCCCTGCCCGTACGCTGCTCACTTTTGGGAAGCCCAGATCGTGGAGAGCTCCCTTAATGGTAAGCCCCTGCGGATCGTTGACTGTGGGTTTGAGCGTAATGTAAACCTTAGCTAAGTACATTGTCTTTAATGATCCCTGATAGTGTGTTGCCTGTCAATTTTAGATAGGCTTCCTGGTATCTCTCTGAAGTCTTCCTGATGAGATCAGCGGGGAGCATCGGTGCAGGTGGTTCCCGGTTCCAACCCGAGGCTGTTAACCAGTCTCGAACCATCTGTTTGTCAAAGCTTGGCTGAGGTTTGCCAGGTTCATAGCTGCTGGCATCCCAAAAACGGCTGGAGTCTGGTGTGAGGAGTTCATCAATCAAGATAACCTGGTTGTCAACAAGCCCGAACTCCATCTTGGTATCAGCAATAATTACGTTTCTGGTTCTGGCATATTCGTCAGCAAAGCTGTAGACAACCAGGCTTTTTTCTTTAAGTTCTTCAGCCAGGGCTTCTCCGAGCAGTTTGACCAAGTCTTTCATTGAGAGAGGCTGATCGTGTCCAGCGTCAGCCTTGGTGGTGGGGGTGAATATTGGTTGCGGCAGCTGCTGTGATTCCTTCATACCTGAACGCGCAGTACTGCCATGAATAGTACCATGCTGGACATATTCTGCCCAGGCTGAGCCCGATAGGTACCCCCTAACAACGCACTCGACAGGAATTCGTTTTGCCCTTTTGACGATCATGGAACGATTGACTAAGAATGAAGGATAAGTGTATCCACTGATATTGTTGACGTTAAGCTGACTGATATCCTTGATCACTTCGATTAAGTGATTGGGCACAAGGTGAGCGGTCCTCTTGAACCAGAAAGCCGAGAGGAGATTGAGCACAATCCCTTTCTCAGGTATGCCACAGGGTAGAACCACATCGAAGGCAGAAATACGGTCGCTGGCTACAATCAGGAGTCTATCGCCCAGCTCGTAGTTGTCCCGCACTTTGCCCCGGTGAAGGAGAGGAAGGGATAAGTTGGTCTCAAGCACAACAGCCATGTGGCGTCAGTTCTATGATTCGTCTTCTTCGGGCAGGTCTTACTGCTGCAAGTTTAACACAGCACGCTTTTCTGTGGCAACCGCAACATCCTCGCCTTGACTTGGGTTGGGAAGTCAGGTATGATAGGGCACTATTGGAGCACGATTGTAATGCCGAAGCGGACTTATCAGCCTAAGAAGATTCACCGGAAGAGAGTGCACGGGTTCAGGCTCCGGATGCGGACTCGTGGTGGGCGCGATGTTTTGAAATCCCGGAGATTCAAAGGGCGCTATAAATTAACAGTTTAGGGTTATTAGGAAGTACCCCTTGTGCCCGCACTAGCGATGAGAAGGGAACAGCGCCTTACCCTGAATGGTCAATATATTGCAGTCTACAGCCGTGGCAAGTCTTGGGCCAATAAACTACTGGTAATGAGGGCTATTCCTAATGAGTTGGAACATAGCAGGTTTGGGTTTTCCGTCAGCAAGCGAGTGGGCAAAGCAGTAGTACGGAACCGGGTAAAGAGATTGCTGCGAGAGAGTGTGCGATTGAGTTCCTGGAAGCCCGGGTGGGATGTGGTATTCATTCCCCGCAGTGCTGCTGCCACGGCCGAGTACAATGAGATCAGGAAAGCTCTGGATGAGTTAGCCCGTCGAGCAAGGTTGAGGGATTAAGTAATGAGAAGGATTTCTTTAGGCCTGATTCGGTTCTATCAATCGACCTGGTCGAGATTTGTCCCTTCTGTCTGCCGTTTTGAACCTTCTTGCTCTCACTACACCTATGAAGCGATC contains:
- the purS gene encoding phosphoribosylformylglycinamidine synthase subunit PurS; the protein is MYLAKVYITLKPTVNDPQGLTIKGALHDLGFPKVSSVRAGKYMEIMLEEKSLIKAKAQLEEMCHKLLANPVIETYRFDMEQVYS
- a CDS encoding phosphoribosylaminoimidazolesuccinocarboxamide synthase codes for the protein MAVVLETNLSLPLLHRGKVRDNYELGDRLLIVASDRISAFDVVLPCGIPEKGIVLNLLSAFWFKRTAHLVPNHLIEVIKDISQLNVNNISGYTYPSFLVNRSMIVKRAKRIPVECVVRGYLSGSAWAEYVQHGTIHGSTARSGMKESQQLPQPIFTPTTKADAGHDQPLSMKDLVKLLGEALAEELKEKSLVVYSFADEYARTRNVIIADTKMEFGLVDNQVILIDELLTPDSSRFWDASSYEPGKPQPSFDKQMVRDWLTASGWNREPPAPMLPADLIRKTSERYQEAYLKLTGNTLSGIIKDNVLS
- the rpmH gene encoding 50S ribosomal protein L34; its protein translation is MPKRTYQPKKIHRKRVHGFRLRMRTRGGRDVLKSRRFKGRYKLTV
- the rnpA gene encoding ribonuclease P protein component, whose amino-acid sequence is MPALAMRREQRLTLNGQYIAVYSRGKSWANKLLVMRAIPNELEHSRFGFSVSKRVGKAVVRNRVKRLLRESVRLSSWKPGWDVVFIPRSAAATAEYNEIRKALDELARRARLRD
- the yidD gene encoding membrane protein insertion efficiency factor YidD, coding for MRRISLGLIRFYQSTWSRFVPSVCRFEPSCSHYTYEAISRYGLPRGICMGMRRILRCNPFSAGGFDPVP